In a single window of the Flavivirga spongiicola genome:
- a CDS encoding GTP-binding protein produces MPTTNDVVLRPRFKIELSTNNQSVLKDFEDLKSNQSEFIVTRLDNHVFIKFPKEKQHFWSPQLHLEIDEIDDNSSLLHGLFGPNPTVWTMFMFFHFIVASLFIAFGIWAYTNSSLDKSYAIQVSLMLLMVVIWIVLYFAGSIGKASSKNEMRALNDFMNHVIESKKMHQS; encoded by the coding sequence ATGCCAACAACTAATGACGTTGTTTTAAGACCTCGATTTAAAATTGAGCTTAGTACAAATAACCAATCTGTTTTAAAAGATTTTGAAGATTTAAAATCTAATCAATCTGAGTTTATAGTAACGCGGTTAGACAATCATGTCTTTATTAAATTCCCTAAAGAAAAACAGCATTTTTGGTCGCCACAACTACATTTAGAAATCGATGAGATTGATGACAATTCAAGTTTATTGCATGGATTATTTGGTCCTAATCCTACAGTTTGGACGATGTTCATGTTTTTTCATTTTATAGTTGCAAGTTTATTTATAGCCTTTGGCATATGGGCATATACTAACTCGTCTTTAGATAAAAGCTATGCGATACAAGTAAGTTTAATGCTTTTGATGGTTGTTATTTGGATTGTTTTATACTTTGCTGGTAGTATTGGAAAAGCTTCCAGTAAAAATGAAATGCGTGCGTTAAATGATTTTATGAACCATGTTATAGAAAGTAAAAAAATGCACCAATCTTAA
- a CDS encoding sugar kinase → MGKVVTFGEIMLRLAPQGFLRFSQANSFDAIYGGGESNVAVSLANYGVSVDFVTRLPKNDIGECAMMEMRKRGVGVDKIVYGGDRLGIYFLETGAVSRGSKVVYDRAHSAISEIESGMIDWDAVFEGVEWFHWTGITPAISQGAANACLEAVKAARAKGITISTDLNYRAKLWKYCDDAHREAIMTELTSYCDIILGNEEDAEMHFGIKPEGITVQTQGHDVKAEAFLSVCQQMMEKFPRAKKVITTLRGSISASHNTWAGVLYDGKKMYETRQYQITDIVDRVGGGDSFMGGLIYGLLKYPEDDQNALDFAVAASCLKHTIKGDANLVTVSEVEKLMGGDASGRVAR, encoded by the coding sequence ATGGGTAAAGTAGTAACATTTGGAGAAATCATGTTAAGATTAGCTCCTCAAGGATTTTTAAGATTTTCACAAGCTAATAGTTTTGATGCTATTTATGGTGGAGGTGAATCAAACGTAGCAGTATCATTAGCTAATTACGGTGTTTCTGTAGATTTTGTAACACGCTTACCAAAAAATGATATTGGCGAGTGTGCTATGATGGAAATGCGTAAAAGAGGCGTTGGTGTAGATAAGATCGTTTATGGTGGTGATCGTTTAGGTATTTATTTTTTAGAAACTGGAGCAGTTTCAAGAGGAAGTAAAGTCGTTTATGATAGAGCGCACTCTGCGATTTCAGAAATTGAATCCGGTATGATTGATTGGGATGCTGTTTTTGAAGGTGTAGAATGGTTTCATTGGACAGGTATTACTCCTGCAATTTCTCAAGGAGCTGCTAATGCATGCTTAGAAGCTGTAAAAGCTGCAAGAGCAAAGGGCATAACTATTTCTACTGATTTAAATTACCGTGCAAAATTATGGAAGTACTGTGATGATGCTCATAGAGAGGCTATTATGACAGAATTAACGTCATATTGTGATATTATATTAGGAAATGAAGAAGATGCAGAAATGCACTTTGGTATCAAACCAGAAGGTATTACAGTTCAAACTCAAGGGCATGACGTTAAAGCTGAAGCGTTTTTATCTGTTTGTCAGCAAATGATGGAAAAATTCCCAAGAGCTAAAAAAGTTATTACAACATTAAGAGGTTCTATTTCTGCGTCTCATAATACTTGGGCTGGTGTTTTATATGATGGTAAGAAAATGTACGAAACACGTCAGTACCAAATCACAGACATTGTTGATAGAGTAGGTGGTGGAGATTCATTTATGGGAGGTTTAATCTATGGATTATTAAAATACCCGGAAGATGACCAGAATGCTTTAGACTTTGCTGTAGCTGCATCATGTTTAAAACACACAATAAAAGGAGATGCGAACTTGGTTACCGTTAGTGAAGTAGAAAAGTTAATGGGTGGTGATGCTTCAGGAAGAGTTGCTAGATAG
- a CDS encoding DUF4625 domain-containing protein translates to MKKYIILKPISLLLWIVCGCSSNDGTDIDKEKPTISINYNGGFPQGCTQLVKGETYNFRAKVTDNKALASYSIDIHNNFDHHTHDDQITECDLGDIKQAINPLIFIKNYSIENELTSYEINIPITIPDDIDTGDYHCAYSVTDETGWQARTSIDIKIIE, encoded by the coding sequence ATGAAAAAATACATTATTTTAAAACCAATTTCCTTATTATTATGGATAGTATGTGGCTGTAGTTCAAATGATGGCACTGATATAGACAAAGAAAAACCCACCATTAGTATCAATTACAATGGTGGGTTTCCACAAGGCTGTACACAACTTGTAAAAGGCGAAACGTATAATTTTAGAGCTAAGGTTACTGATAATAAAGCATTGGCTTCTTATAGTATAGATATTCACAATAATTTTGATCATCATACTCATGATGATCAAATAACCGAATGTGATTTAGGGGATATAAAACAAGCAATAAATCCATTAATTTTTATAAAAAATTATTCCATAGAAAATGAATTGACGAGCTATGAAATTAATATCCCTATAACAATCCCTGATGATATAGATACTGGAGATTATCACTGTGCTTATTCTGTAACGGATGAAACGGGTTGGCAAGCTAGAACATCAATAGATATAAAAATCATTGAGTAA
- a CDS encoding Fur family transcriptional regulator, whose translation MEKRRNTPTKEAVLNVLKKEGKAMSQNSIEKKISIAINRATIYRVLNRFCDDGILHRIVAEDGKQYFALSTKTNKIKLVENHLHFMCIKCETLECLPAEVNFSIPDTYLVENVNCVLSGTCKECS comes from the coding sequence ATGGAAAAAAGAAGAAATACACCTACTAAGGAAGCTGTTCTAAATGTATTAAAAAAGGAAGGAAAAGCAATGAGTCAAAATTCGATTGAAAAGAAGATTTCTATTGCTATCAATAGAGCTACAATTTATCGAGTTTTAAATCGCTTTTGTGATGATGGCATTTTACATAGGATTGTTGCTGAAGACGGGAAACAATATTTTGCCTTATCTACAAAGACAAATAAAATAAAATTAGTAGAGAATCATTTACATTTTATGTGTATTAAGTGTGAAACATTAGAATGTCTTCCTGCTGAAGTTAATTTTTCAATCCCTGATACTTACCTAGTTGAAAATGTGAACTGTGTTCTATCGGGAACATGTAAAGAATGCTCTTAA
- a CDS encoding TonB-dependent receptor: MKNANTLQAIERANIIGEGLFSISSATGAFTIKNVVEDTYSFTISHIGYVPKTVTVIVESEMEIVQVYLNESSTALKEVEVRGKSKHRIIKETPIVSHTVSKEFLDKNRENSLMQTLSEIPGVSTINIGSGQSKPVIRGLGFNRVAVVQNGIKHEAQQWGNDHGLEIDQYGIENIQIIKGPASLVYGSDAIAGVVDIQPNKIPIQNSFDGDVNILGESNNDLLGISTSIEVRKEKWFYRGRLTYRDYGDYKVPTDQINYENYIFELYDNNLRNTAGKEANASFSIGYVLDDVKSEFFFSNVNTKNGFFANAHGLEVRTSSIDYDSSNRDIDLPFHKVNHFKIMNNTSINMGKHTFHFDLGYQNNHREEHSEPVPHGYMPKPSDSKEREFNKNTYSLNMRDTFKPNNQHDIVVGINVEFQDNNINGWGFLIPEYSRFTIGAFAYDQFEIRPDLHFLAGIRYDYGLVDTKPYYDWFLSTINNNDGSRSYVYLQRAQNKTLGFGNISASTGLSYIQKNTTYKLNIGKSFRMPLANELASDGVNYHMYRYEKGNLDLDPEESYQLDIDIDHTTKQFSVGISPFVNFFENYIYLNPTSNYYETLQIYEYTQAKVFRFGGEIRASTTLFKNLQLDASAEYVYSKQTSGAKEGFTIPFSPPLSGLFSANYQFKKIFFFDKPQFIADYRITAAQKEIVPPEEKTDGYQVLNISLLTEMDLFKNNLPIEMRIKLNNAFNTKYFDHTSFYRLIDVPEAGRNLSISLTIPFNK; encoded by the coding sequence GTGAAAAATGCCAACACTTTACAGGCTATAGAGAGAGCCAATATTATTGGTGAAGGTCTATTTTCAATTTCATCAGCAACAGGTGCATTTACAATAAAAAATGTAGTTGAAGACACTTATTCCTTTACCATATCTCATATAGGTTATGTACCCAAAACAGTTACAGTCATTGTAGAATCAGAAATGGAGATAGTCCAGGTTTACTTAAATGAATCTTCCACAGCACTTAAAGAAGTTGAAGTACGTGGTAAATCTAAGCATAGAATAATAAAGGAAACACCTATAGTTTCTCATACAGTTTCTAAAGAGTTTCTTGATAAAAATAGAGAAAACAGCCTTATGCAGACTCTCAGTGAAATTCCTGGGGTAAGCACGATCAATATTGGTTCGGGGCAATCCAAGCCCGTTATTAGAGGTTTAGGGTTTAATAGAGTTGCAGTTGTTCAAAATGGTATAAAACACGAAGCACAACAATGGGGCAATGACCATGGACTGGAAATAGACCAATATGGTATTGAAAATATACAGATTATAAAAGGTCCAGCATCTTTGGTTTATGGTTCTGATGCCATTGCAGGTGTTGTAGATATTCAACCTAATAAAATACCAATACAAAATTCCTTTGATGGGGATGTAAATATTCTGGGGGAAAGTAATAATGATTTATTAGGCATTTCTACAAGTATTGAGGTAAGAAAAGAAAAATGGTTTTACCGCGGACGCCTAACTTATAGAGACTACGGGGATTATAAAGTACCTACAGATCAAATTAATTACGAGAATTACATTTTTGAATTGTATGACAATAATTTAAGGAACACCGCAGGAAAAGAAGCAAACGCAAGCTTTAGCATAGGCTACGTTTTAGATGATGTAAAGTCAGAATTTTTTTTTAGTAATGTGAATACTAAAAATGGCTTTTTTGCCAATGCCCACGGTTTAGAAGTTAGAACCTCTAGCATTGATTACGATAGTTCTAATAGAGATATTGACCTTCCTTTTCATAAAGTAAATCATTTTAAAATTATGAATAATACGTCCATAAATATGGGTAAACATACATTTCATTTTGATTTAGGCTATCAAAACAATCATAGGGAAGAACATTCTGAGCCTGTGCCTCATGGCTACATGCCAAAACCGTCAGATAGTAAAGAACGGGAGTTTAATAAGAATACTTACTCCCTAAATATGAGAGATACTTTTAAGCCAAATAACCAACACGATATTGTTGTGGGTATAAATGTAGAATTTCAAGATAATAATATAAATGGATGGGGATTTTTGATTCCAGAATATAGCCGTTTTACTATTGGAGCATTTGCTTATGACCAATTCGAGATTCGTCCTGATTTACATTTTTTGGCAGGGATACGTTATGACTACGGATTAGTAGATACCAAACCGTATTACGATTGGTTTCTATCCACTATAAATAATAATGATGGCTCCAGATCTTATGTTTATTTACAAAGAGCTCAGAATAAAACTTTGGGTTTTGGAAATATTAGTGCTTCAACAGGGCTTAGTTACATTCAAAAGAATACTACATACAAACTAAATATAGGTAAAAGTTTTAGAATGCCATTAGCCAATGAATTGGCTTCAGATGGTGTGAACTATCATATGTACCGCTATGAAAAAGGAAATCTTGATTTAGATCCCGAAGAATCGTATCAATTGGATATCGATATAGACCATACAACAAAACAATTCTCAGTAGGTATTAGCCCTTTTGTTAATTTTTTTGAAAACTATATTTATTTGAATCCAACTTCAAATTACTATGAAACCTTACAGATTTATGAATATACACAAGCTAAGGTTTTTAGGTTTGGAGGAGAAATAAGAGCAAGTACTACTCTATTCAAAAATCTACAGTTAGATGCATCTGCTGAATACGTGTACTCTAAACAAACTAGCGGAGCTAAAGAAGGGTTTACGATTCCTTTTTCACCGCCATTATCAGGATTATTTTCAGCCAATTATCAGTTTAAAAAAATATTCTTTTTTGATAAACCACAATTTATTGCTGACTATAGAATTACGGCAGCACAAAAGGAAATTGTGCCTCCAGAAGAAAAAACGGATGGTTATCAAGTATTAAATATCTCTCTTTTAACAGAAATGGATTTATTTAAAAATAATCTGCCCATTGAAATGCGCATAAAGTTGAACAATGCATTCAATACCAAATATTTCGACCATACTAGTTTTTACCGATTGATAGATGTGCCAGAAGCAGGTAGAAACCTATCTATTTCATTAACAATACCCTTTAATAAATAG
- a CDS encoding bifunctional 4-hydroxy-2-oxoglutarate aldolase/2-dehydro-3-deoxy-phosphogluconate aldolase, producing the protein MAQFTRLEVAEIMKSTGLVPLFYNSDIEASKKVLKACYDGGARLLEFTARGDFAHEVFGELVRYAIKELPGMVMGVGSVTDAAAASRFMALGANFIVTPVLREDIAIACNRRKVLWSPGCGTLSEIAKAEELGCEIVKLFPGDIYGPQFVKGIKGPQPWTSIMPTGGVSPTKESIEAWFKAGVTCVGMGSKLIAKDANGQFDYARIEELIRFSIRLIQDVKS; encoded by the coding sequence ATGGCACAATTTACAAGATTAGAAGTAGCAGAAATTATGAAAAGCACAGGATTGGTTCCTTTGTTTTATAATAGTGATATAGAAGCAAGTAAAAAAGTATTAAAAGCTTGTTACGACGGGGGTGCTAGATTACTTGAGTTTACCGCTCGAGGTGATTTTGCTCATGAGGTTTTTGGTGAATTAGTAAGATATGCAATTAAAGAGTTGCCCGGAATGGTCATGGGTGTTGGTTCTGTAACGGATGCTGCTGCTGCATCAAGGTTTATGGCCTTAGGAGCTAACTTTATAGTAACACCAGTTTTAAGAGAAGATATAGCCATTGCTTGTAATAGAAGAAAAGTTTTGTGGTCTCCTGGTTGTGGTACTTTATCAGAAATAGCCAAAGCAGAAGAATTAGGCTGTGAGATTGTTAAATTATTCCCTGGAGATATTTACGGACCGCAATTTGTAAAAGGTATTAAGGGACCGCAACCTTGGACAAGTATCATGCCAACAGGAGGGGTGTCTCCAACAAAAGAAAGCATAGAAGCTTGGTTTAAAGCTGGTGTTACTTGTGTTGGAATGGGGTCTAAGTTAATAGCCAAAGATGCCAACGGACAGTTTGATTATGCTAGAATAGAAGAATTAATAAGGTTTTCTATTAGGCTTATTCAAGATGTTAAAAGCTAA
- the der gene encoding ribosome biogenesis GTPase Der yields the protein MSNIVAIVGRPNVGKSTFFNRLIQRREAIVDAVSGVTRDRHYGKSDWNGKEFSLIDTGGYVLGSDDVFEAEIDKQVELAIDEADAIIFMVDVENGVTGMDEDVANLLRKVSKPVFLVVNKVDNAKRSEDAVEFYSLGLGEYYSVASINGSGTGELLDALVEALPEKEEVVEDELPRFAVVGRPNAGKSSFINALIGEDRYIVTDIAGTTRDSIDTKYNRFGFEFNLVDTAGIRRKSKVKEDLEFYSVMRSVRAIEHADVCLLVLDATRGFDGQVQNIFWLAERNRKGIVILVNKWDLVEKDHKSMKEYEKAIKQQMEPFVDVPIIFISALTKQRIFKAIETAVEVYKNRSKKIKTSKLNDVLLPIIENYPPPAYKAKFVKIKYIMQLPTPQPQFAFFCNLPQYVKDPYKRFLENKLREHFDFNGVPISVYMRKK from the coding sequence ATGAGCAATATAGTAGCTATAGTAGGAAGGCCAAATGTAGGGAAATCAACTTTTTTTAATCGTTTAATACAACGAAGAGAAGCCATTGTTGATGCTGTGAGTGGTGTTACAAGAGACCGTCATTATGGTAAAAGTGATTGGAATGGAAAAGAGTTTTCTCTTATCGATACTGGTGGCTATGTATTAGGGAGTGATGATGTTTTTGAAGCTGAAATTGATAAACAGGTTGAATTAGCTATTGATGAAGCAGATGCTATTATTTTTATGGTAGATGTCGAAAATGGTGTTACCGGTATGGATGAGGATGTTGCTAATTTACTTAGAAAAGTAAGTAAGCCAGTATTCTTGGTAGTTAATAAAGTTGATAATGCAAAACGTTCAGAAGATGCTGTTGAGTTTTATTCGTTAGGGTTAGGAGAATATTATAGCGTTGCAAGTATAAATGGAAGTGGCACAGGAGAATTATTAGATGCTTTAGTTGAAGCATTACCAGAAAAGGAAGAAGTGGTAGAGGATGAGTTACCGCGTTTTGCAGTTGTAGGTCGTCCTAATGCCGGGAAGTCATCATTTATTAATGCGTTAATAGGTGAAGATAGATACATAGTAACAGATATAGCAGGAACCACAAGAGATTCTATTGATACAAAATATAACCGTTTTGGTTTTGAGTTCAATTTAGTTGACACAGCAGGAATACGTAGAAAATCGAAAGTAAAAGAAGATTTAGAGTTTTACTCGGTAATGCGTAGTGTTAGAGCTATCGAACATGCCGATGTTTGTTTGTTAGTTTTAGATGCCACACGTGGTTTTGATGGGCAGGTACAAAATATATTTTGGTTAGCAGAACGAAATAGAAAAGGTATTGTTATTTTGGTTAATAAGTGGGATTTGGTAGAGAAAGACCACAAATCAATGAAAGAATACGAAAAGGCTATTAAACAACAAATGGAACCTTTTGTAGATGTTCCTATTATATTTATTTCAGCTTTAACTAAACAACGTATTTTTAAAGCCATAGAAACAGCTGTTGAGGTTTATAAAAACCGTTCTAAAAAAATAAAAACGAGTAAGCTTAATGATGTCTTACTTCCTATTATAGAAAACTACCCACCACCGGCTTATAAGGCTAAATTTGTAAAGATTAAATACATTATGCAGTTGCCAACACCGCAACCACAATTTGCGTTTTTCTGTAACTTACCACAATACGTAAAAGACCCTTATAAACGTTTTTTAGAAAATAAACTTCGCGAACACTTCGATTTTAACGGAGTGCCTATTAGTGTGTATATGCGTAAAAAATAA
- the era gene encoding GTPase Era yields MSHKAGFVNIIGNPNVGKSTLMNAFVGEKLSIITSKAQTTRHRILGIVNGDDFQVLFSDTPGIIKPAYELQESMMGFVKSAFEDADVLIYMVEIGEQALKDDAFFKKITSSKIPVLLLLNKIDRSDQEQLEAQVQLWAKKVPNAEIIPISALEGFQVKETFNRIIELLPESPPFYPKDQLTDKPERFFINESIREKILLHYKKEIPYAVEVDTEEFFEEEKIIRIRSVIMVERETQKGIIIGHKGSALKRVGVEARKDLEKFFGKQIHLELYVKVNKNWRSNQNQLKRFGYNQ; encoded by the coding sequence ATGAGCCACAAAGCAGGTTTTGTAAATATTATTGGTAATCCTAATGTAGGCAAGTCTACATTAATGAATGCCTTTGTGGGTGAGAAGTTATCTATTATAACGTCGAAGGCGCAAACCACTCGTCATAGGATTTTAGGTATTGTAAATGGTGATGATTTTCAAGTATTGTTTAGTGACACACCGGGAATTATAAAGCCAGCTTATGAGTTACAAGAATCAATGATGGGCTTTGTGAAATCTGCTTTTGAGGATGCCGATGTGTTAATTTATATGGTAGAAATAGGAGAGCAAGCATTAAAAGATGACGCTTTTTTTAAGAAGATTACATCATCAAAAATACCCGTATTATTACTTTTAAATAAAATTGATAGGTCAGATCAAGAACAACTGGAAGCACAAGTGCAGCTTTGGGCAAAAAAAGTGCCTAATGCCGAGATTATACCAATTTCGGCGCTTGAAGGTTTTCAAGTAAAAGAAACGTTTAATAGAATTATAGAATTACTTCCAGAATCTCCGCCATTTTATCCTAAAGATCAATTAACAGATAAACCAGAGCGCTTTTTTATAAATGAAAGTATAAGAGAAAAAATTCTGCTTCATTATAAAAAAGAAATTCCTTACGCTGTTGAGGTTGATACTGAAGAATTTTTTGAGGAAGAGAAAATTATCAGAATTCGTTCTGTTATTATGGTTGAACGCGAGACTCAAAAAGGTATTATTATAGGACATAAAGGAAGCGCTTTAAAAAGAGTAGGGGTTGAAGCCAGAAAAGATTTAGAAAAATTCTTTGGTAAGCAAATCCATCTGGAACTTTATGTTAAAGTGAATAAGAATTGGAGAAGTAATCAAAACCAACTAAAACGTTTTGGTTACAATCAATAG
- a CDS encoding RNA polymerase sigma factor — protein MKLARTKKKIFSALFDKHYKRLFNYSFKVVNDRDNAEELVQETFIKLWEKTDNSACDL, from the coding sequence ATGAAATTAGCAAGAACTAAGAAAAAAATATTCTCAGCATTATTTGATAAACATTATAAAAGGCTTTTTAATTATTCTTTTAAAGTGGTTAATGATAGAGATAATGCTGAAGAACTTGTTCAGGAGACATTTATTAAGCTTTGGGAAAAGACTGATAATTCTGCTTGTGACCTATAA
- a CDS encoding LacI family DNA-binding transcriptional regulator, with amino-acid sequence MSIKKKTTIKDIANVLNISPAAVSKALHNDSRISEKTKKAVKQVAVDLNYQPNHLASALRKGKSNLVGVIVPRTNSHFFSSVIQNIEEVLNKEGYNIIITQSNESYKKECDNIDTLLFTQVDGIIASMANETIDLKHYEKIKSKGIPLILFDRGENNLNVDYIGINDYDSSHMIVEHLVKQGCKRIAHIGGYKHTRIFNNRIRGYIDALKKYNLPMEDELLIESSLTTEDGRKKMTQLLALQNRPDAVYVAGDYAALGALQVLNERGIRMPKDIALVGFGNEPFTAMVTPTITSITQHSSEIGKQAAKAFLEHAKKKVVKQQLNKIILNAELIVRDSSNIKNS; translated from the coding sequence TTGAGTATCAAAAAGAAAACCACCATAAAAGATATTGCGAACGTTTTAAATATTTCTCCTGCTGCTGTTTCTAAGGCTTTACATAACGACTCTCGCATAAGTGAAAAAACTAAAAAAGCTGTAAAACAAGTTGCTGTAGACCTAAATTACCAACCAAACCATCTTGCTAGTGCTTTGAGGAAGGGAAAAAGTAATTTAGTAGGCGTCATTGTACCCAGAACAAATAGTCACTTTTTTTCTTCTGTGATCCAAAATATAGAAGAGGTTTTAAACAAGGAGGGGTATAACATTATAATTACCCAATCTAACGAATCCTATAAAAAGGAATGTGATAATATTGATACCTTATTATTTACACAGGTAGACGGCATTATCGCATCTATGGCAAACGAAACCATTGATTTAAAACACTACGAAAAAATTAAATCTAAAGGCATTCCTTTGATTTTGTTTGATCGTGGAGAAAATAACTTAAATGTAGACTATATAGGTATTAATGACTATGATAGTAGCCATATGATTGTTGAACACCTTGTTAAACAAGGCTGCAAAAGAATCGCCCATATTGGCGGATACAAACATACCCGTATTTTTAATAATAGAATTAGAGGTTATATTGATGCTTTAAAGAAGTATAATCTTCCTATGGAAGATGAACTTCTAATTGAAAGTAGTCTTACCACCGAAGACGGGAGGAAAAAAATGACTCAATTATTAGCTTTACAAAATAGACCAGATGCTGTTTATGTTGCTGGTGATTATGCTGCTTTAGGAGCTCTGCAAGTGTTAAACGAACGTGGTATAAGAATGCCTAAGGATATTGCTTTAGTAGGTTTTGGTAATGAGCCCTTTACAGCCATGGTTACTCCTACAATTACTAGTATAACTCAGCATAGTTCTGAAATTGGAAAACAGGCGGCTAAAGCGTTTTTGGAACACGCAAAAAAAAAGGTTGTTAAACAGCAATTGAATAAAATAATATTGAATGCTGAATTAATTGTTAGAGATTCTTCTAATATTAAAAACTCATAA
- a CDS encoding FKBP-type peptidyl-prolyl cis-trans isomerase: MKTIKILSLVTIALLVVSCNKNGVTNKSLKTELDSISYAIGMDVARNVKASFTEFDKDLFIQGYVNMSDSSNVLIEEAKVQQIIQTYMQKQQQEKVKKQKEEALKKAEEQFGENKVAGETFLAENISKEGVETTESGLQYIVLKQGSGETPEATSKVKVHYHGTRIDGTVFDSSVDRGKPSEFGVNQVIPGWIEGLQLMKAGSKYKFFIPQELAYGAFPRQGGTIKPFDALVFEVELLEIVK; encoded by the coding sequence ATGAAAACAATAAAAATTTTAAGCTTAGTAACAATTGCTTTACTTGTAGTTTCATGTAATAAGAATGGTGTTACAAATAAATCATTAAAAACAGAATTAGATTCCATTAGTTATGCTATTGGAATGGATGTCGCTAGAAATGTAAAAGCTAGTTTTACTGAGTTTGATAAAGATTTATTTATACAAGGGTATGTTAATATGTCTGATTCTTCAAATGTTTTAATTGAAGAAGCTAAAGTTCAGCAGATTATTCAAACCTATATGCAAAAACAGCAACAAGAAAAAGTAAAAAAACAAAAAGAAGAAGCGTTGAAAAAAGCTGAAGAGCAATTTGGAGAAAATAAAGTTGCTGGCGAAACCTTTTTAGCTGAAAATATATCAAAAGAAGGCGTAGAAACGACTGAAAGTGGTTTACAATACATTGTTTTAAAACAAGGAAGTGGGGAAACTCCAGAAGCAACTTCAAAAGTAAAAGTTCATTATCATGGGACTAGAATTGATGGAACTGTATTTGATAGTTCTGTAGATAGAGGGAAGCCATCAGAGTTTGGAGTTAATCAAGTGATACCTGGATGGATAGAAGGACTTCAACTTATGAAAGCTGGTTCTAAATATAAATTTTTCATCCCACAGGAATTGGCATATGGTGCTTTTCCGCGCCAAGGAGGTACAATTAAGCCTTTTGATGCTTTAGTTTTTGAAGTAGAGCTATTAGAAATAGTTAAGTAA